From the genome of Leptolyngbya iicbica LK, one region includes:
- a CDS encoding two-partner secretion domain-containing protein: MMKFWRWLAVLACSSQSGLLTWQAAQASPVVPQAGTPTQVQQTGSEFTIMGGVRSADGQALFHAFEQLGLSQGQIATFLAQPEVHSILGSVVSGNPSYIDGLLRVSGGGADLYLINPAGILFGPHAQLDLNGSFAATTASGVLFDGALFNVLGSDDFSQITGMPTGFVFAVDDAGAIANAADLAVNPGEAIALIGGQVISTGSLTAPGGEITITAIPETGVVRISHPDMVLNLEIMPLPPDAIAESGAMTPLTLAALLTGAPADLATGLTVQPDGTVALTNDGTVVTPTAGNAIASGTLDVAGRQGGDVAVVGDRIALLDATVNASGATNGGTVRIGGDYQGQPTLPGATLTYVDAESQITADAGISGDGGQVILWADGTTAFYGDISANGGQNSGNGGFVEVSGAETLIYRGTVSAIAPHGQAGTLLLDPTNITILDGNGDGDDTPDVDPLNLSPLNVLAAAATPTIIYESELENTAGNVNVTLRATNNITLNDLADDALTFNTDPVTPGAITFEAGNEFRFVDPNDAIVAPRRNLTISAATINVGTLDTSETGSFGGNVTLNATGAIATRTINTLGNALGGPTDGSGDITLTGSQIQTGRIQAGGGFLNDSRVELTATSGDIIVDTITAGGGGLEIDAARRFQARDTFDSFVRITLNSTDDADLIDFLMRGNPQPLIDAGLVDTADQVFITFPTSIGVNPGGGQPGNIVIRHGGSAARNFSDGNITITGSGAFPNLQFVSGPNDDHTIDINPLVPVANFTGFTTLFPPGTFPNEASGTIGAILRGQGDATLVTSFQNQPFVPLPEASEGPGANEGLPRAGGLTIESGSFENVANLTPEDDNEDEDPLADETDAIATDDLEDEDCVAAIARRSANTVEIDSTCPTPAADEATD; this comes from the coding sequence ATGATGAAATTTTGGCGATGGTTAGCGGTGCTTGCCTGTAGCTCCCAGAGTGGCCTGCTGACCTGGCAGGCGGCCCAGGCCAGCCCAGTGGTCCCCCAGGCAGGCACCCCCACCCAAGTGCAACAAACCGGGTCAGAGTTCACCATTATGGGCGGTGTCCGCTCAGCCGATGGGCAAGCCCTGTTCCATGCGTTTGAGCAGTTGGGCTTATCGCAGGGGCAAATTGCGACCTTTCTCGCGCAGCCCGAGGTGCATTCTATTTTGGGAAGTGTCGTCAGCGGCAACCCCTCATACATTGATGGGCTATTGCGTGTGTCGGGTGGGGGAGCTGATTTATATCTCATCAATCCCGCTGGCATTTTGTTTGGCCCTCATGCCCAGCTCGATCTCAACGGGTCGTTTGCGGCCACAACGGCCAGTGGTGTGCTGTTCGATGGCGCGTTATTTAATGTATTGGGCAGTGATGACTTTAGTCAGATCACTGGTATGCCCACGGGGTTTGTGTTTGCGGTGGATGACGCCGGGGCGATCGCCAATGCCGCTGACTTGGCCGTCAACCCTGGGGAAGCGATCGCCCTCATTGGGGGACAAGTCATTTCCACCGGGTCGCTGACGGCACCAGGAGGGGAAATCACGATCACCGCGATCCCCGAGACCGGGGTCGTGCGCATCAGCCATCCAGACATGGTGCTAAATCTGGAGATTATGCCGCTGCCGCCGGACGCGATCGCTGAGAGTGGTGCCATGACGCCCCTAACCTTAGCGGCCCTGCTCACGGGCGCCCCTGCTGACCTGGCCACGGGCTTGACCGTGCAGCCCGACGGCACCGTCGCGTTAACCAACGATGGCACTGTCGTGACGCCAACGGCGGGGAATGCGATCGCCAGCGGCACCCTCGATGTTGCTGGCCGTCAGGGGGGCGATGTCGCAGTGGTGGGCGATCGCATCGCCTTGTTGGACGCCACCGTGAATGCCTCCGGTGCAACGAACGGCGGCACCGTGCGCATTGGCGGCGACTATCAGGGCCAACCCACCTTGCCCGGTGCCACCCTGACCTATGTCGATGCCGAGAGCCAAATCACCGCTGATGCTGGCATCAGTGGCGACGGCGGCCAAGTCATTCTCTGGGCCGATGGCACCACGGCGTTTTACGGCGACATCAGCGCCAATGGGGGCCAAAACTCAGGCAATGGCGGCTTTGTCGAAGTTTCGGGCGCGGAGACGCTGATCTATCGCGGGACGGTGAGCGCGATCGCGCCCCACGGCCAAGCCGGGACGCTACTGCTCGATCCGACGAACATCACGATTCTTGACGGCAATGGCGACGGCGACGATACGCCCGATGTCGATCCCCTCAATCTCAGTCCGCTCAACGTGTTGGCTGCCGCCGCCACACCCACCATTATTTATGAATCAGAGCTGGAAAACACCGCTGGCAATGTCAATGTCACCCTGCGGGCCACCAACAACATCACCCTCAATGATTTAGCCGATGATGCCCTAACGTTCAATACCGATCCCGTTACGCCCGGAGCAATCACCTTTGAAGCGGGTAACGAATTTCGATTTGTGGATCCCAATGATGCGATCGTGGCCCCCCGGCGCAATCTCACCATCAGTGCGGCGACCATCAACGTTGGCACTCTCGATACGTCAGAAACGGGGAGTTTTGGCGGCAACGTCACGCTGAATGCAACTGGGGCGATCGCGACCCGCACCATCAATACCTTGGGCAATGCGTTGGGCGGCCCGACTGATGGTAGCGGCGATATCACCCTCACCGGCAGCCAAATCCAAACGGGTCGCATTCAAGCGGGGGGCGGCTTTCTCAACGACAGTCGAGTAGAACTCACCGCCACCAGTGGCGACATTATTGTTGACACCATCACAGCGGGCGGCGGCGGTTTAGAAATTGATGCTGCCCGCCGCTTTCAAGCTCGCGACACTTTTGACTCTTTTGTGCGCATTACCCTCAATTCCACCGACGATGCGGACTTAATTGACTTTCTCATGCGGGGCAATCCACAACCGCTCATTGATGCCGGACTGGTGGATACCGCCGATCAAGTGTTCATCACTTTTCCCACCAGCATTGGGGTGAATCCTGGCGGGGGCCAACCGGGCAACATCGTGATTCGTCATGGGGGCTCAGCCGCGAGAAACTTTAGTGATGGCAATATCACCATTACCGGCTCCGGCGCATTCCCCAACCTACAGTTTGTGTCGGGTCCCAATGACGACCACACGATTGACATCAATCCGCTGGTGCCTGTAGCCAACTTCACTGGCTTCACGACACTGTTTCCGCCGGGCACATTTCCAAATGAGGCCAGCGGCACCATTGGCGCGATTTTACGAGGGCAAGGCGATGCCACCCTGGTCACCTCCTTCCAAAATCAGCCGTTTGTGCCATTACCCGAAGCATCCGAAGGCCCGGGTGCTAATGAGGGGTTGCCGCGAGCGGGCGGTCTCACGATTGAAAGCGGCA
- the groES gene encoding co-chaperone GroES: MAAITLSASSVTPLGDRVLVKVSASEETTAGGILLPDTAKEKPQVGEITAVGPGKRNEDGSRQAPEVKPGDKVLYSKYAGTDIKLGGDEYVLLSEKDILASLG; the protein is encoded by the coding sequence ATGGCAGCTATTACTTTGAGTGCGTCCAGCGTGACTCCCCTGGGCGATCGCGTTTTGGTTAAGGTCAGCGCTTCTGAAGAGACTACCGCCGGCGGCATCCTTTTGCCCGACACGGCTAAAGAAAAGCCTCAAGTCGGTGAAATCACCGCTGTTGGCCCTGGCAAGCGTAACGAAGACGGTAGCCGTCAGGCCCCTGAAGTAAAGCCCGGTGACAAGGTGCTTTATTCCAAGTACGCAGGCACTGACATCAAGTTAGGTGGCGACGAGTACGTTTTGCTTTCGGAAAAGGACATCCTGGCATCTTTGGGTTAG
- the groL gene encoding chaperonin GroEL (60 kDa chaperone family; promotes refolding of misfolded polypeptides especially under stressful conditions; forms two stacked rings of heptamers to form a barrel-shaped 14mer; ends can be capped by GroES; misfolded proteins enter the barrel where they are refolded when GroES binds): MAKRIIYNEDARRALEKGMDMLAEAVGVTLGPKGRNVVLEKKFGAPQIVNDGVTIAKEIELEDNVENTGVSLIRQAASKTNDAAGDGTTTATVLAHAMVKEGLRNVAAGANAIALKRGVEKATAYLIDEIAKLANPVKDSSAISQVGTISAGNDEEVGAMIAEAMDKVGREGVISLEEGKSMTTELEVTEGMRFDKGYISPYFATDTERMEAVLDEPYILLTDKKITLIQDLVPVLEQVARAGKPLMIIAEDIEKEALATLVVNRLRGVLNVAAVKAPGFGDRRKAMLEDMAVLTGGQVISEDTGLKLESAKLDMLGQARRITITKDNTTLVAEGNEAAVKARCEQIRRQIEETDSSYDKEKLQERLAKLSGGVAVIKVGAATETEMKDRKLRLEDAINATKAAVEEGIVPGGGTTLAHLAPQLEAWSASNLTGEELIGAQIVTRALTAPLKRIAENAGQNGAVIAERVKEKEFNVGYNASNGEFVDMIAAGIVDPAKVTRSALQNAASIAGMVLTTECIVVDKPEKDGAGAGAGAGMGGDFDY, encoded by the coding sequence ATGGCAAAGCGCATTATTTATAACGAAGACGCCCGCCGCGCCCTCGAGAAAGGCATGGACATGCTGGCTGAGGCCGTCGGCGTGACTCTTGGCCCCAAAGGCCGCAACGTCGTGTTGGAAAAGAAGTTTGGTGCACCTCAAATCGTCAATGACGGGGTCACCATCGCAAAAGAAATCGAACTGGAAGACAACGTTGAGAACACTGGCGTTTCTTTGATTCGTCAGGCCGCTTCCAAAACTAACGACGCCGCTGGTGACGGTACCACCACGGCTACCGTCTTGGCTCACGCCATGGTGAAAGAAGGTCTGCGCAACGTGGCGGCTGGGGCGAATGCGATCGCTCTGAAGCGCGGTGTTGAGAAGGCCACTGCTTACCTGATTGACGAAATCGCTAAGCTGGCGAATCCGGTTAAGGATTCCAGCGCCATCAGCCAAGTCGGTACTATCTCGGCTGGTAACGATGAAGAAGTCGGGGCCATGATTGCCGAAGCCATGGACAAGGTGGGCCGCGAAGGCGTCATCTCCTTGGAAGAAGGCAAGTCCATGACGACCGAGCTGGAAGTCACCGAAGGGATGCGCTTCGACAAAGGCTACATCTCTCCCTACTTCGCCACCGACACTGAGCGTATGGAAGCCGTCCTCGACGAGCCTTACATTCTGCTCACCGACAAGAAGATCACCCTGATCCAAGACTTGGTGCCCGTCCTTGAGCAGGTGGCTCGTGCGGGCAAGCCCTTGATGATCATCGCTGAAGACATCGAGAAGGAAGCCCTGGCTACCCTTGTGGTCAACCGTCTGCGCGGTGTGCTGAACGTGGCTGCTGTGAAAGCGCCTGGCTTTGGCGATCGCCGTAAGGCCATGCTCGAAGATATGGCTGTCCTCACTGGCGGTCAAGTCATCAGCGAAGACACTGGTCTCAAGCTAGAGAGCGCCAAGCTCGACATGCTGGGTCAAGCCCGTCGCATCACCATCACCAAAGACAACACCACCCTCGTCGCCGAAGGTAACGAAGCGGCAGTGAAGGCGCGTTGTGAGCAGATCCGCCGTCAAATCGAAGAAACTGATTCTTCCTATGACAAAGAGAAGCTGCAAGAGCGCTTAGCCAAGCTCTCCGGTGGTGTCGCAGTCATCAAAGTGGGTGCAGCGACCGAAACCGAAATGAAGGATCGCAAACTGCGTCTAGAAGATGCCATCAACGCGACTAAAGCAGCGGTGGAAGAAGGCATCGTTCCCGGTGGCGGTACGACTTTGGCTCACCTCGCTCCTCAGTTGGAAGCTTGGTCTGCCAGCAACCTTACTGGTGAAGAACTGATCGGTGCGCAAATCGTGACTCGTGCCCTGACCGCGCCCCTGAAGCGCATCGCTGAGAATGCTGGCCAGAATGGTGCAGTCATCGCCGAGCGCGTCAAAGAGAAAGAGTTCAACGTGGGCTACAACGCCTCTAATGGTGAGTTTGTAGACATGATTGCAGCCGGTATCGTTGACCCTGCTAAGGTGACTCGTTCGGCGCTGCAAAATGCGGCTTCCATCGCGGGCATGGTGCTCACCACCGAGTGCATCGTGGTTGATAAGCCTGAGAAAGATGGTGCTGGTGCTGGCGCTGGCGCTGGCATGGGCGGCGACTTCGACTACTAG